From one Plasmodium chabaudi chabaudi strain AS genome assembly, chromosome: 4 genomic stretch:
- a CDS encoding CIR protein → MNEDMCKFFEVVWTDFPDTLDDDGNYQFKSDDTYQTYCINETCNNDIDKINAWCLCLLNLIFGNFESFTGYAKSNMNNVQYILAWLSYILSRKPNEEISNLKKFYEKYIESGEGYETSIDDVSDYYSSYKNLIDKKNDFMNMDVNYISTFYEAFKILCSMYNDINSDPPDCTKHFTKTKEFVSKYQNLLNNNNINTKDSPYSQILSTLSTDYTNFKSYCAEKCNGCDNIPPLSYIEPNPFVQNSEDTSSSSSAASKLIPVISIFVAIPILLGVAYKYSLFGFDKGLHRQYLREKVKKIKKKMNNYI, encoded by the exons ATGAATGAAGATATG tgTAAATTTTTCGAGGTTGTATGGACTGATTTTCCAGATACATTGGACGATGATGGAAACTATCAATTTAAAAGTGACGATACATATCAAACCTATTGTATTAATGAAACATGCAATAATGATATCGATAAAATTAACGCTTGGTGTTTATGTTTGCTTAACTTAATTTTTGGGAATTTTGAATCGTTTACGGGTTATGCAAAAagtaatatgaataatgtccaatatattttggcGTGGTtaagttatatattaagTCGAAAACCAAATGAAGAAATCAGCaatctaaaaaaattttatgaaaagtATATAGAGAGCGGTGAGGGGTATGAAACGTCTATAGATGATGTTAGTGATTATTATAGTAGTTATAAGAATCttatagataaaaaaaatgattttatgaatatggatgttaattatatatctaCTTTTTATGAagcatttaaaattttatgtagCATGTACAATGATATTAATAGTGACCCACCAGATTGCACCAAACATTTTACAAAAACTAAAGAATTTGTTAGCAAATATCAAAACCttcttaataataataatattaatactaAAGACAGTCCGTATAGTCAAATATTGTCTACTTTATCAACTGATTATActaattttaaaagttaTTGTGCTGAAAAATGCAATGGTTGTGACAATATCCCCCCCCTTTCATATATAGAACCAAACCCCTTTGTACAAAATTCTGAAGATACGTCATCAAGTTCATCGGCAGCAAGCAAATTAATTCCAGTTATATCGATATTTGTTGCAATACCGATTCTCTTGGGAGTTGCTTATAAg TATTCGTTATTTGGATTTGATAAGGGGCTTCATAGACAATATTTAAgagaaaaagtaaaaaaaataaagaagaaaatgaacaattatatatga
- a CDS encoding CIR protein, with amino-acid sequence MNKDLCDVIKGIDDLIEVEVKAEGIETIRDELFNTYCPTNKGGKMRQQGQDGYCIGYSETVISAFIHLQETLKNNDSQKKLDRDKLAQYAILWLSYKINQHPNQTFGTNDIYNNFKQYGYWNRKHNNYIEQIKKYVDIKDMTKLHEAFILLCNMYTEIDENKSNCTKCSQKASEFVKKFEILNDDPNHIKDSPYSQILLTLSKDYDNFKNCCNKKKGESCDFPSLPQISPKKSFAQNSLESPGHTSGHNSEDISSKSPMANKLIPGLLIFAAIPVFLGIAYKYSLFGFDKQRHRQYLREKIKKIKNKMASYV; translated from the exons ATGAATAAGGACCtg TGTGATGTAATTAAAGGGATTGATGATTTAATTGAAGTGGAAGTGAAAGCGGAAGGAATAGAAACTATTCGTGATGAGTTATTTAACACGTATTGCCCTACCAACAAGGGGGGGAAAATGAGGCAACAGGGACAAGATGGGTATTGTATTGGTTATAGCGAAACAGTTATCTCTGCTTTTATACATTTGCAAGAAACGCTTAAGAATAATGATAGTCAGAAAAAATTAGATAGGGACAAACTTGCTCAATATGCTATTTTGTGGTTaagttataaaattaatcaaCATCCGAATCAAACATTTGGAACAAatgatatttataacaattttaaacaaTATGGTTATTGGAATCgaaaacataataattacatagaacaaataaaaaaatatgtggaTATTAAAGATATGACTAAATTACATGaagcatttatattattatgtaacATGTATACTGAAATTGATGAAAACAAGTCAAATTGTACAAAATGTTCGCAAAAAGCTAGTgaatttgttaaaaaatttgaaatacTTAATGACGATCCTAACCATATAAAAGACAGTCCATATAGTCAAATATTGTTAACATTATCAAAAgattatgataattttaaaaattgttgtaataaaaaaaaaggggAATCTTGCGATTTTCCATCCCTTCCACAAATAAGCCCCAAAAAAAGTTTTGCACAAAATTCTTTAGAAAGTCCTGGACATACATCTGGACATAATTCTGAAGATATTTCATCAAAATCACCAATGGCAAACAAATTAATTCCAGGTTTATTGATATTTGCTGCAATACCAGTTTTTTTGGGAATTGCTTATAAg tattcattatttggatTTGATAAACAGCGTCATAGACAATATttaagagaaaaaataaaaaaaataaagaataaaatgGCCAGTTATGTATGA